Part of the Streptomyces sp. RFCAC02 genome is shown below.
CCCGGTTGCGGGCCTCGAAGCCCGGGTGCCGCAGCGTCTCCTCGATGGGCTGGACGATGTGCCGGGTCTTGACGCCGGTGTTCTCGATGAGCCGCAGGGCCAGGCCGAGCTGCGGATGATCGGCGTGCATGGTGCGGGCGAGCTCCAGCGTCTCCTCGACGGTGAGCACGTTCTCCGGTACGGCGATGGACGGTCTGCACAGGGTTGCCATGATCGATCCCCTCCCCTGGCCGCAGCGGTCGGCTGGTGTGCCGCCGCGGCCTCGATGGCACGTGACATGCGGTGGTGATGGTGGTGATGGACGGTGGTCGTGTCGGTCGTGCTGCTCGTGCGGGACGCGGCGCCGCCGTGCGGCGGCCCGGTCACCAGGTCAGCGGCAGCTCGTACGGGTAGCGCCAGATGGACTCGTTGTTCCAGCGGACCTCCCCGGCCGGCACGGCGAGCGCCAGCCGCGGGAACCGCTCGATGAGGCCGGCGATCGCGATCTCCAGCTCCATCAGCGCCAGCGGGGCGCCGATGCAGTGGTGCGCGCCCCAGCCGAACGTCATGTGCGGCGAGGCGGGCCGGTCCGGGTCCAGCTCGTCCGGCCGGTCGAACCGGGCCGGATCGCGGTTGGCGGCCAGATAGGACACGTGGACGGCCTCCCCGGCGCGGATGAGCACCCCGCCGACCTCCACGTCCTCGGTCGCGACCCGCGGGATGCCGACTCCCTTGCGGAACGGGACGAACCGCAGCAGCTCGTCCAGCGCACGGGGCAGCAGGGACGGTTCCGCGCGCAGCCTGGCCAGCAGCTCCGGCCTGGTGAGCAGGGTGTAGGTGAGGTTGCTGAGCTGGTAGGTGCTGGTGTCGTGGCCGGTCATCAGCAGGACCATGGCCATGACGGTCAGTTCGTCGGCGCCGAGGACGTCGTCGCCGTCGCGCGCCGTGGCCAGCGAGCTGATCAGGTCGTCCCCCGGCTCCTCCCGGCGGCGCCGGGTGAGGTCACCGAAGTACGCCCGCAGCTCCGCCTTGGCGCGGACCGCCTCCTCCTTGGTGGCGGCCCCGGTCGACATCATGGCGACGGCGCGGCGCCGCAGTTCCGGCCGGTCGGCCTCCGGGATGTCGAGGACCTCGCAGATGGTCGTGAGCGGGAGCTGCATCGACACGTGCTTCACGAGGTCCGCGGGCGGCCCGTGCCGCTCCATGCCGGCGAGGAGCCGGTCCACGATCCGCCGGGTCGCGGGCCGCATCGCCTCGACCTTCGGCGCGGTGAACGCCTGGGAGACGAGCTTCCGCAGCCGGTTGCTGGCCGGCGGGTCGAGCAGGTTGATCGACTCCGACTGCACGATCGGCTCCGGCGTCATGCGCGGGAAGTCCCGCCCGGCCACCGCGGCACGGCTGAACCTGCGGTCGGTCGTCACCATCCGCACGTCCTCGTAGCGGGTGACGAGCCACGCCTCGCCCTCTCCGTACGACATGCGGATGCGGGCGACCGGCGCCTCGGTCATGAGTTGCCGCAGCAACGGGTCGAATTCGAGCCCGTCCGCGAAGTCGAACGGACAGGACCACACTGTGTCGGAGGGTTCCACTCCGGCGCTCCAATCGTCGAGGACCGCCGCGATTCGGCGTGTTCCACCTGGACGACGGATCTGTCCCCAGCGGCTTGCCGGGTCATGTCCCGAGCCCGCCGAATTAACCCGTGCGAGGGACATGGGGAACGAACGGCCCTGTACGGAGGCCGGTCGCGCCGGGAGCTTTCACGGACGCGACGCGTTGCCGGCGGACGGGAGAGCCCCGGTGCGCGCGCCGTGGCGCCGGGGCGGCGCCCCGGCGCGCGCACCGGGGGGCGGACATGCCCAGGACCGGCGGCGGTCAGCGTCCCGCGGGCTGTGCCGTCGGCTCGGCGTCGGCGAGGTTGCCGGGGAGCCGCAAACCCTCGCGGAGCGGCACGAGTTCGGACTGGAGGACGAGGGCCGCG
Proteins encoded:
- a CDS encoding cytochrome P450, translated to MEPSDTVWSCPFDFADGLEFDPLLRQLMTEAPVARIRMSYGEGEAWLVTRYEDVRMVTTDRRFSRAAVAGRDFPRMTPEPIVQSESINLLDPPASNRLRKLVSQAFTAPKVEAMRPATRRIVDRLLAGMERHGPPADLVKHVSMQLPLTTICEVLDIPEADRPELRRRAVAMMSTGAATKEEAVRAKAELRAYFGDLTRRRREEPGDDLISSLATARDGDDVLGADELTVMAMVLLMTGHDTSTYQLSNLTYTLLTRPELLARLRAEPSLLPRALDELLRFVPFRKGVGIPRVATEDVEVGGVLIRAGEAVHVSYLAANRDPARFDRPDELDPDRPASPHMTFGWGAHHCIGAPLALMELEIAIAGLIERFPRLALAVPAGEVRWNNESIWRYPYELPLTW